In Trichoderma asperellum chromosome 1, complete sequence, a single window of DNA contains:
- a CDS encoding uncharacterized protein (TransMembrane:1 (o27-49i)), which yields MSHLIHNAEWEGFARSTHDISHTFATLLKFFTCIILIVNISILILLYSIEERTDITVS from the exons ATGTCTCACCTCATTCATAATGCCGAATGGGAGGGGTTTGCCCGCAGCACCCATGACATCTCTCACACTTTTGCTACGCTACTCAAGTTCTTTACTtgcatcatcctcatcgtcaacaTTTCAATCCTTATCCTTCTGTATTCTATAGA GGAACGAACCGACATCACCGTTTCTTAA